Part of the Caulifigura coniformis genome, GAGCTGTTTCAGCGGCTGGATCACCGTGGCGACCAGATCCGTGCAGCTTCCGACAGGCTCGGCGAGGATGATGTCCGGGGCATTGTCACGGTCGAGCTTTTCGACGGTTCCGACGAGGTCATCGAACTTGCAGCAGAAGCAGGCTCCGGCGACTTCCCCGACATCGAACCCCTGGGAACGCAGGTTGTTCGTATCGACCAGGTCCTGGGCCTGATCGTTCGTCACGATGCCGACCTTGAGCCCCAGCTTCATGGCGTCGCGGGCGAGCCGCGAAATCGTTGTCGTTTTCCCGGCGCCCAGGAAGCCGCCCACGAGCACAAATTTCATCTGCTGAGGCATGCGTTGCTGCTGGTCTCGATCACGAATCACGAAAGGAGACGACCAGCGTACACCCGGCGAGCGCCGCCGGGCAATGAGCCCGGCCTGCCGCGCAGGGCAGGTCACTTTTTCAAGATGGGCCAATTCGTCGTTGGTGTGCGTCGTTGCCGCAAAATGACTTGCGGCGACAAGAGACGACCGACTTAGAAAAAGTGACTCGCCCCGCCCCAATCCCAATCCGCCAAAGCACTCCCGACTCCCGCGTACCGGACCCATCCGCGCAACCGCCCCCGTGATGATGGAGGACCTATGAACACAACCACCGTCAACCTGTCGTCACCCCCCCCCGGCCTCGCCAGCTCCATGTCTGCATCACGCACGCTCTCCCGATCCCTCCGCTGAACTTCCGCAGGGAAAGAGGGCGAGGAGTACAGTACCACCCACACAACGCGCCCTCCTCGCCCCCCTTGGCGTCAAACACCTCCGCAGTGTTCCCAATCCCTGCCCGAGCCTGCGAACTCCGCGCACGGCTGGTCACTTTTTCAAGATGGGCCAGTTCATCGTTGGGTTGCGCTGTTGCCGCCAAATGACTTGCGGTGACGAGAGACGACCTCTTGTGAAAAAGTGACTCGCCCTGGACCTGCCGCTAAGCTTTGGCACGCCTGTTTCACCGCCCGTTCTTCGAATTCATTGACGATCGCTATCCGTGTCCGCGCAGCCAGATGACGAACGACCGGCACTGCTTGGCGGGACTCCTGTCCGTCCGGAAGGAGCCCCCGTCTGGCCTCCACGGAATGCTGCGGTGGTGGATGCCGTCCGCCAGGCCGCGGACGAGGGCGCCTGGGGGCGGTACGTCGGCCGATATGGTGACGAGCTGCGGGCTTTGCTGCGGGAGAGACATGGAGTCGGGCACGCCTGGTTGTGCAGCAGCGGGACGGCGGCCGTGGAACTGGCCCTGCGCGGGCTGGGCGTCGTCGCCGGGGACGAGGTGATCCTCGCGGCCTACGATTTCAAAGCCAACTTCACCGATGTGCTGGCGATCGGCGCTCTGCCGGTGCTGGTCGACGTGCGGGCTGACGACTGGCAGCTCGACGTTGACAAGGTGCGCGACGCAATGACGTCGAAGACGAAGGCGATCCTGATCTCGCACCTGCATGGAGGGAGCGTCGATCTTGCGAGGCTCCGTGAGATTGTGGGCGACGGCGTTCCGATCGTCGAAGACGCCTGCCAATGCCCGGGCTCTGTCATTGATGGCCGACCGGCCGGCTCGGCCGGTGACGTGGGAGTCCTCAGTTTCGGGGGCAGCAAACTGACGGCGGCGGGGCGTGGCGGGGCGGTGCTGACGGATCGCGGGGACGTCATCGAACGCATCAAGCGTCATGTGATGCGGGGCAATGATCTGTCCCCCCTCTCTGAGCTCCAGGCGGCCGCTCTGGTTCCCCAGTGGCGATCACTCGATGAGCAAAACGAACAACGCCGCCGCAGCACGCGTTCTCTGCACGGATTGATGGCGGAGATCACCGGTCTGAGGATGCTGATCCCTCCCGACCATTCCCGGGCGGCGGGGTATTACAAGGTCGGATTCGAGTATGACCCGACGGTGATGGCCGGCCTGTCGCGAGAGACGTTTTGCCTGGCGATGCGGTCCGAAGGAATCGCATTCTGGCCCGGGTTCCGCAGCCTGCATCGAATCCATGCCGCCCGGCGCTTCCGCGCGGCTGGGCCTCTCCCGGTGGCCGATCGTGCAGACGGACGAATCGTGCTGCTGCATCACCCGGTGCTTCTGGGCACGGACGCCGACATCGAGCAGATCGTCGTCGCCCTGCGAAAAATCCAGCATGCAGCCAGCGATCTTTCTCGCCGGTCGTTCGAGATTCCACCCGCGCCCTGGGACCGAGATGAGTAACCCGCTTCTGCCCGATGCGGCCGCCGTTGAACAGTGCCAGACGATCCTCGCGCATGCGTGGATGGTGCGGACGTTCGTGAAGCACAGTCAGGAGGTCGAGGACTTTCCCGAGCTGATGGGGATTGTCCGGAACGTGTTCGACCTTTGCCGCGCAGTGGAGTCGCGCGTCGGCGACCCTCCGGCCTACATCCACCAGCTCCGGAAGAAGCTGTCGAAGCTCAAGAAGGCGTCGATCCAGTTTGCCAACGACGCTCCATTGGCCTCCGACCACACGAATTTCCGGCAGGCTGTCATTTCCATCGACGCCTGTGTGCGGGACCTGGAGGCGATTGTCGCCCGTTTTCCGCAGGCACGGCCGCCGGGACCAGCGTTTTCGCCGGCAATCGACTCCAGTAAGCTCGACACGGACGACGATCCCGACACCGGGGATTGACGTTCGCACGAACTGCCAGCCCCTCGTCGTTCCCGCGATTTCAGGTCATTCCCGCCGCTTATGTCGGACTCCAGCGTCGTTTTCATGATGGGCAAGTTCGAAGCGGTCCTCCCGTCGGACCGCTCCTACGCCGACAACCATCATTGGCTGAAGCAGGAAGGTCCGGTCTACCGGGTCGGTTTCACTTCGTACGCTGTGCGATTGCTGCAGGACGTCTATTTTCTTGACTGGTCGATCGATCCGGACACGGCCGTCCGCAAGAAGCAGGAAGTGGGGGAGATCGAGACGTCCAAGGCGGTGGCGAGCCTGTACGCGCCGCTGGACGGCCGCATCGTGGCGTTCAACCCGGCCCTGATGAACGATCCGTCCCTGATCAATACCGACAACTACGACGGCGGATGGCTCTATGAAATCGAGACCGCCGCGCCGATGATGACCGTCGACGATTATGTGGCCCACCTGAACGCCACCTGGGACGCGACGCAGAGGACGCTGAAGGGGCAGTACAACGAGGCCGAATGATCGGCCCCGAAGGCTGTGCGAATTGAGGACGAGGATTCATGGCTGACCGCAAACTGTCCGTGGTGATCGCCCAGGCGCCGGGGAAAAACCCGAACAAGCGCCAGCTGGAAGAAGACATCGCGGCCCAGCTGCTGATTGAGAACACCGCGAACGTCTCACTGGTTCCGCACCTGAACGACCTCTCGGCCGACGACAGCGGCGCGCTGTGGCTGAAATCGGTCCCGGGTGATGTTGTCGTGCTGGCGTGGCTGTATCCGCGGGCGGCGCACTGGATCCTCGACCGGATGGGAGTCAAAGGACGCGAGGGAACGGTCCTGCTGCGCTCGGGCGATGACGACGAAGACGAACCGGAACCGGAGGCGCCCTCGCCAAACGCCATCGGTGCGCTCCAGGTTCCGAACCGGTCAATCTACGTGCTCGACCTGCGGATCGATGCCAAACCAGAAGTCTTCCTGAGCGAGATCCGTCGGATCGCGCGCGAATCGACGGTCGAGACGGTATCGCTCGACTTTTTCGGACTGTCAGCCAGCCCGGCCGTCCACCATGCGGCGCCGGTTTCGACCGAGCCGACCCGTTCGGACTTTACCGGCAACGCGAAACGCCGGTGGTATCCGGTGATCGACTACAGCCGATGCACCAACTGCATGGAATGCATCGACTTCTGCCTGTTCGGCGTCTACGGGCTCGACGACCAGGAACGCATTCTCGTCGAGCAGCAGGACAACTGTAAAAAGGGATGCCCGGCCTGCAGCCGGGTCTGCCCGGCGAACGCGATCATCTTCCCCGAGCACAAGACTCCGGGTATTGCGGGCGCTCCTGTTTCGGGCGCGTCGGATTTCAAGATCGATCTCTCCAAGCTGTTCGGGGCGCCATCCGCCCTCGAACTGGCGGTCTTGGAGCGCGATACCGAACTCGTCGCCGACGGACGGACAGCCGTGGGGATGTCAGTCGGGATTCCCAAGCGGCAGTCAAACCTGCCGGAGAAGCCCCGCGATGCGCTGGACGACCTGATCGACGGCCTGGACTCGTTCTGAATTTCGTTCCGTTCCGATGGATCGACGAACGCAATCAGCGGGCAGCCGAGGCGGAATGACTTCCGGCCCTCAACCGCCCGCTGTTCGGGTCAACCATGCTGTTACGGCTTCTTGTTGGCGGCGATGTCCCATTCGACTTCGACCGGCTCGGTGGCCGCCCCGGTATCGTCCTGGCCGGTGAAAGTGACTTTCACCTTCTCGAAGGAAAACGAGACGTTTTCCGACGCGAACTGGTCGCCGCCGCCGGACTGCTGCCAGCTGCTGACGAACACGTGCGTCATCTCGTACTTGAGGTATTCCACCGGTCCGCCGTCGCCGCCTGCCTTCAGGAAGTAGACGGTGGCATCGTCGTAGTGCGTGCCATCGCAGGTCTTGAGGAAGAGTTCGGGGGAGGCCGCGTCGGCCCGCTTGGTGGCGACGAGGTCGTTCACGTTGACTTTGGCCGTGCCGGCGCCCCCGCCGTAGGCACGCGACGAGGGGTTGCTCGAACCGAACGAGGCGCTGAGGAGATCGATCTCTCCTTCGTGTCCGTCGATCTTGGAATCACCCGTGACACCAGCAATCTTCAGCAGAATGTTAGCAGCCATGATTGGCGCCCTTTCAAAAGGTTTCCCGGCCGTCCCGTGCGGGTCACACACCGACCATCGCTGCGACCACAGCTATTCTCCGCCATTGCCCGCGGGAGTTGCTGAAATTCCGGTCGAGACGCGCTGACCGGTCGCCCCGGCGCCGCGACGCGTTCGGTGACCGCACGGATCAGGAACGCTGCAGGTCGCCGGTTCCCTGGGTGGTGTAGCCAGGTAGCTGTCCCAGCAGCTTGCGGTAAGCGGCCGAGCGAACCACGCTGACGAACGCCTTGACCCGGCGGTCGTCCGCGAGTGCTTCAGGGATGCAGACGTCGTAGGCCTCTTCCTGGACGGGCAGGAAATCGAGTCCTGCCTCGACACTCGCGAGCTGGACACAGATTCCAGCGTCCGCCCAGCCTGAACGCACGGCCTCGGTCACACCGCGGTGGTCGCGCGCGATGTGACGAGGCGCAGGCCGATCCGCCAGGAGGCGGTCGAGACACTGACGAGCGCCGGAGCCCGGGTCGCGTCCGATCCATGTGAGTCGGCTCTGCATGGCCGAACGCACCGAGCGCAGCCTGGCCGTCGGAGTGACGGCAACGCCTTCCTGCCAGCGGGTGATTCGCAACAGCCGAAAATCACGGCCGAGCGCGTCTGCAACGACCTGGCCATTGCGGCCGGGATCATCGTTCGTGGAGAGATGGATTCCTGCCAGATGTGCGAAACCGTTTCGCACCATCTCCACCGCCTGCCGACTGGAGCGCGGAAGCACCAGCAGCCGGAATTCCGTTGCCGCCGCGTACTGGCTGGCGAGAAGGCCGGCCGCGGGATCGCAACAGGCAAGGACGAGCGTATTCTCCGGCCGACATTGAGACGGGTCAGGGAGCGGCGTCCACATGGGCATCACACCCGCCGGATACAGCACCGTGCGTCCGCCGATTTCCGCTTTCCATCGTCGGTCCGGAGTGCTGCCGGGTTCCCACGCCCAGACCTCCCCTCCGCCCTGGGGGGGCGCGTTGCCAAAGAGGACTTCCACGGTCGTCCCCAGTGCCGCGGCGACGGCGAGCGCGGCGGAGACCGAGGGGACCAGGCGATCGCCTTCGATGGCTGTGACGGCTGTGCGCGAAATCCCGGCGCGATCGGCAAGCTCTGCCTGCGTCAGGCCAGCCTGAACCCGAAGTTCACGGACGCGATTGCCGGAATTCGCGGATGTCATGATACTGTCGTGCTATGTCAGAATAGTATCTTTGCGTAGTCGAGTCTAGCAGGTGCAGCATGAGAATTCGGCGAGCGGGCTTCACCCTCATTGAACTGCTGGTGGTGATCGCCATCATTGCCATCCTGATCGCACTTCTCCTGCCGGCGGTCCAGCAGGCTCGAGAAGCCGCGAGGCGGACTCAATGCCGCAGCCAGCTCAAACAGCTCTCGCTGGCGATCTACAACTATGAAAGCACGCACAGTTGCTTCCCGCCGGGCCAGATCCGGATGGGGTTCGCCTCCCAGCCGCGGGTGAGAGGGTGGTCGATGTTCGTCCAGCTCCTGCCGTATTTCGAGCAGGGGGCGCTCTACAACAAGTGGGATTTCGCGGATCCCCTCGTCAATGAAACGAACGGCAGCACGGCGGCGGTCCTGCCGGTGCTGATCTGCCCCTCGGAGAGCCAGCTCCAGAATCCGTTTACGAAGCCGAGCGGCGCGCGGTACGCGCTTACCAGCTATGGCGGAAACGGCGGGACGCAGTCGCATCCGCCAGCGGCCACGAAGGGGGACGGCATTTTTGCGGGAACAGGGCCGGCGATCACGACGCCGCCCACAGTTCAACATGCGCTGGTCAGGATTCGGGACGTCACAGATGGAACTTCCAATACGCTGCTGGTCGGGGAACGGAGCCACTTCGACCCGAACTACGACACGTTCTTCGCCGGCGGGTATGCGACGAACCCCATGACGGGCTGGGGCTACTGGGCTCCCGCGGGGGGGCAGTTCGGACTGACGGACGTCACGATGAGCAGCTTCGGGCCAATCAATTCCCGAATTCCTTTCAACTTCACGAATCGCCCAGGCAGCATTTCCAGCGCGGCGACCTTCGACGCGTCAGTCGAATCGACGAGAAGACTCAATGCCTTTGGCAGTCTGCATACCGGCGGGGCCAATCTCGGCCTGGCGGATGGCAGCGTTCGGACCCTTTCGGAGAACATCGATGCGAACGTCCTCAAAAGCCTGAGTACGCGCGGTGGAGGAGAGGTGGTCGGCGAGTTCTAATGCCGCCGGTTTCGACAGTATCCCGTGAGTGTGAGTCTCTGATGGTCTCGATGTCTCTCATTCGTGATGCCCTGTGCCGAGTGTCGACGAGCCTCTGCTTCGTGGTCATGGCCGCGACCTGGACGCCTGTCGTTGCCGCGCCTCCCCTGACGCCCGTCGAAGCACGGGTGAAAGACGGACTGTCGGTCTTCGTCGAGATGAAGGTGAAGACGGCCAAGGATCGGCTCGAGAAGCGGGGCGAAATCTATCTCGATGCCGAAGAAGACTTCCGCGACGAGAAGAACTTCGCCGTCGTGATCGATCGGGCCGGCGCGGCGAAACTCAATGACGCGGGGATCGTCGATCCGGCGAAACACTTCGATCAGAAGACCATCCGGGTGACTGGCGTTGTGACGTCCGTCGATGGCATTCCGCGAATCGATGTTCGCGAGGCGGCGCAGATCGTCATCGTCGACCTGACATCCGATCCGCCGGCGTCCGACGCAGTGCTGGCACGCATCGAGCAGCTCAAAGGGAAGGTGACCTTCGGCGACGACAACAAGACAATCACCCGCCTGAACCTGTCCGGAACTCCTGCCGGCGACGCGGACCTCGAGTGGATCGGCCGGTTGCGGGAGTTGATCGAACTGAGCCTCGCCGGGACGAAGATCACTGATCGGGGACTGCCAAACCTGACCGGACTTCGCAAACTGGAAGCGATTCATCTCGCCGACAATGGGATCACCAGCGAGGGGGTTGAGTCGCTGAAGGGGATGGTGCAGCTCCAGTTGCTGGGCCTCAAAGGGACGAAGGTCACTGATGACGGACTCGCACACCTGAGCGGGATGCAGA contains:
- a CDS encoding 4Fe-4S dicluster domain-containing protein, with translation MADRKLSVVIAQAPGKNPNKRQLEEDIAAQLLIENTANVSLVPHLNDLSADDSGALWLKSVPGDVVVLAWLYPRAAHWILDRMGVKGREGTVLLRSGDDDEDEPEPEAPSPNAIGALQVPNRSIYVLDLRIDAKPEVFLSEIRRIARESTVETVSLDFFGLSASPAVHHAAPVSTEPTRSDFTGNAKRRWYPVIDYSRCTNCMECIDFCLFGVYGLDDQERILVEQQDNCKKGCPACSRVCPANAIIFPEHKTPGIAGAPVSGASDFKIDLSKLFGAPSALELAVLERDTELVADGRTAVGMSVGIPKRQSNLPEKPRDALDDLIDGLDSF
- a CDS encoding Hcp family type VI secretion system effector, with translation MAANILLKIAGVTGDSKIDGHEGEIDLLSASFGSSNPSSRAYGGGAGTAKVNVNDLVATKRADAASPELFLKTCDGTHYDDATVYFLKAGGDGGPVEYLKYEMTHVFVSSWQQSGGGDQFASENVSFSFEKVKVTFTGQDDTGAATEPVEVEWDIAANKKP
- a CDS encoding aminotransferase class I/II-fold pyridoxal phosphate-dependent enzyme, yielding MSAQPDDERPALLGGTPVRPEGAPVWPPRNAAVVDAVRQAADEGAWGRYVGRYGDELRALLRERHGVGHAWLCSSGTAAVELALRGLGVVAGDEVILAAYDFKANFTDVLAIGALPVLVDVRADDWQLDVDKVRDAMTSKTKAILISHLHGGSVDLARLREIVGDGVPIVEDACQCPGSVIDGRPAGSAGDVGVLSFGGSKLTAAGRGGAVLTDRGDVIERIKRHVMRGNDLSPLSELQAAALVPQWRSLDEQNEQRRRSTRSLHGLMAEITGLRMLIPPDHSRAAGYYKVGFEYDPTVMAGLSRETFCLAMRSEGIAFWPGFRSLHRIHAARRFRAAGPLPVADRADGRIVLLHHPVLLGTDADIEQIVVALRKIQHAASDLSRRSFEIPPAPWDRDE
- a CDS encoding leucine-rich repeat domain-containing protein produces the protein MSLIRDALCRVSTSLCFVVMAATWTPVVAAPPLTPVEARVKDGLSVFVEMKVKTAKDRLEKRGEIYLDAEEDFRDEKNFAVVIDRAGAAKLNDAGIVDPAKHFDQKTIRVTGVVTSVDGIPRIDVREAAQIVIVDLTSDPPASDAVLARIEQLKGKVTFGDDNKTITRLNLSGTPAGDADLEWIGRLRELIELSLAGTKITDRGLPNLTGLRKLEAIHLADNGITSEGVESLKGMVQLQLLGLKGTKVTDDGLAHLSGMQNLQWLGLRNTRITDAGLVHLKQLPRLPGVSLSFCLVSDAGLAHLAQHRRMQRLVLDHTGVTDAGMAHLKGMADLHTLDLGHTQVGDAGLEQICGLPKLQMLELAGTKVTDAGLVQLAKLSRLQSEGDAATEEIVSGATPPAGLPPLPGFSLGGTKVSDAGLIHLQSLAGLRRLELQNTGVTDAGLALMARWKSLRAIDVRGAGVSSQGIATLRSSLPQARITGP
- a CDS encoding DUF1559 domain-containing protein, with the translated sequence MRIRRAGFTLIELLVVIAIIAILIALLLPAVQQAREAARRTQCRSQLKQLSLAIYNYESTHSCFPPGQIRMGFASQPRVRGWSMFVQLLPYFEQGALYNKWDFADPLVNETNGSTAAVLPVLICPSESQLQNPFTKPSGARYALTSYGGNGGTQSHPPAATKGDGIFAGTGPAITTPPTVQHALVRIRDVTDGTSNTLLVGERSHFDPNYDTFFAGGYATNPMTGWGYWAPAGGQFGLTDVTMSSFGPINSRIPFNFTNRPGSISSAATFDASVESTRRLNAFGSLHTGGANLGLADGSVRTLSENIDANVLKSLSTRGGGEVVGEF
- a CDS encoding glycine cleavage system protein H, with translation MSDSSVVFMMGKFEAVLPSDRSYADNHHWLKQEGPVYRVGFTSYAVRLLQDVYFLDWSIDPDTAVRKKQEVGEIETSKAVASLYAPLDGRIVAFNPALMNDPSLINTDNYDGGWLYEIETAAPMMTVDDYVAHLNATWDATQRTLKGQYNEAE
- a CDS encoding substrate-binding domain-containing protein; the protein is MTSANSGNRVRELRVQAGLTQAELADRAGISRTAVTAIEGDRLVPSVSAALAVAAALGTTVEVLFGNAPPQGGGEVWAWEPGSTPDRRWKAEIGGRTVLYPAGVMPMWTPLPDPSQCRPENTLVLACCDPAAGLLASQYAAATEFRLLVLPRSSRQAVEMVRNGFAHLAGIHLSTNDDPGRNGQVVADALGRDFRLLRITRWQEGVAVTPTARLRSVRSAMQSRLTWIGRDPGSGARQCLDRLLADRPAPRHIARDHRGVTEAVRSGWADAGICVQLASVEAGLDFLPVQEEAYDVCIPEALADDRRVKAFVSVVRSAAYRKLLGQLPGYTTQGTGDLQRS
- a CDS encoding amidohydrolase — protein: MSNPLLPDAAAVEQCQTILAHAWMVRTFVKHSQEVEDFPELMGIVRNVFDLCRAVESRVGDPPAYIHQLRKKLSKLKKASIQFANDAPLASDHTNFRQAVISIDACVRDLEAIVARFPQARPPGPAFSPAIDSSKLDTDDDPDTGD